The following are encoded together in the Ictidomys tridecemlineatus isolate mIctTri1 chromosome X, mIctTri1.hap1, whole genome shotgun sequence genome:
- the Rbmx gene encoding RNA-binding motif protein, X chromosome, with protein MVEADRPGKLFIGGLNTETNEKALEAVFGKYGRIVEVLLMKDRETNKSRGFAFVTFESPADAKDAARDMNGKSLDGKAIKVEQATKPSFESGRRGPPPPPRSRGPPRGLRGGRGGSGGTRGPPSRGGHMDDGGYSMHFNMSSSRGPLPVKRGPPPRSGGPPPKRSAPSGPVRSSSGMGGRAPVSRGRDSYGGPPRREPLPSRRDVYLSPRDDGYSTKDSYSSRDYPSSRDTRDYAPPPRDYTYRDYGHSSSRDDYPSRGYSDRDGYGRDRDYSDHPSGGSYRDSYESYGNSRSAPPTRGPPPSYGGSSRYDDYSSSRDGYGGSRDSYSSSRSDLYSSGRDRVGRQERGLPPSMERGYPPPRDSYSSSSRGAPRGGGRGGSRSDRGGGRSRY; from the exons ATGGTTGAAGCAGATCGTCCAGGAAAGCTCTTCATTGGTGGGCTTAATACGGAAACAAATGAGAAAGCCCTTGAAGCAGTATTTGGCAAATATGGACGAATAGTGGAAG TGCTCTTGATGAAAGATCGTGAAACCAACAAATCAAGAGGATTTGCCTTTGTCACCTTTGAAAGTCCAGCAGATGCTAAGGATGCAGCCAGAGACATGAATGGAAAG tCCTTAGATGGAAAAGCCATCAAGGTGGAACAAGCTACCAAACCATCATTTGAAAGTGGTAGACGTGGCCCACCTCCACCTCCAAGAAGCAGAGGCCCTCCCAGAGGtcttagaggaggaagaggaggaagtggaggaactAGGGGACCTCCCTCTCGTGGAGGGCACATGG ATGATGGTGGTTATTCCATGCATTTTAACATGAGTTCTTCCAGGGGACCTCTTCCAGTAAAAAGAGGACCACCACCAAGAAGTGGGGGTCCTCCTCCTAAAAGATCAGCTCCTTCAGGACCAGTTCGCAGCAGCAGTGGAATGGGAGGAAGAG cTCCTGTATCACGTGGAAGAGATAGTTATGGAGGCCCACCTCGAAGGGAACCCCTGCCCTCTCGTAGAGATGTTTATTTGTCCCCAAGAGATGATGGATATTCTACTAAAGACAG CTATTCAAGCAGAGATTACCCAAGTTCTCGTGACACAAGAGATTATGCACCACCTCCAAGAGATTATACTTACCGTGATTATGGTCATTCCAGTTCACGTGATGACTATCCATCAAGAGGCTATAG tGATAGAGATGGATATGGTCGTGATCGTGATTATTCAGATCATCCAAGTGGAGGTTCCTACAGAGATTCATATGAGAGTTATG GTAACTCACGTAGTGCTCCACCTACACGAGGGCCCCCGCCATCTTATGGTGGAAGCAGTCGCTATGATGATTACAGCAGCTCACGTGACGGATATGGTGGAAGTCGAGACAGTTACTCAAGCAGCCGAAGTGATCTCTACTCAAGTGGTCGTGATCGGGTTGGCAGACAAGAACGAGGGCTTCCCCCTTCTATGGAAAGGGGGTACCCTCCTCCACGTGATTCCTACAGCAGTTCAAGCCGCGGAGCACCAAGAGGTGGTGGCCGTGGAGGAAGCCGATCTGATAGAGGGGGAGGCAGAAGCAGAtactag